CAAGAACTGCAAAAATTCAGAGGCTCCCTTGTCTTTCTGCAATTCTGCAATCAGGGCCGCATCCATCCGAGCGCTGAAATCGTTGGTAAACTTGTCCACCGCCACGCGGATGGTCCCGCGGTTCTTGCATTCCGCATAGAGCCGTCTGGAATCCTCGTAATCGGCATGGTACGTGAACGCCTTGCGGAAGTGAATGGCGGCAGCCTGCTGAGCGGCCTTCCCGCGTTCGTTCATCTTCTCGAGGCCTGCGGCGTAATGCGACGCGGCGGCGCTGTCGCGTGCCAGCTGAATCGAAAACGGGTCGACTTCCACGCTCAACTTGATCCTGTCGTTACGGCGGGCTATCAGCTTGAGCTGCTTCGCGTATTCCGCCTTCTGCTCTTCCATGAATACGATTTTTTCCCAGCGCTTCGGATTCGGGTCATGGCGTTTTTTGAACATCGCAATCGTATCGTTCTTCGCGGCAATCACATCGTCGAAGGTCTTGTTCAAAAATTCGATAGCGGGCTTGTAATCGGGCTCTATCTTCAAGGCCTTGAGAGCCTCCTCAATCGCCCTGTCGTCCTTGCCGTCGTTGTAGGCCGCCTGCGCGCGCTTGAACGCATCCACATGCGGGCCAGACGCTGCACACGAAACCAAAACAAATGCGGCTGCGGTGACGGCGGAAAGCCAGATTTTTTTCATTGCGTAAAAACTCCTAACTGCGCTCACTTCAAGAATTCAAAGACGATCTTGCCATCGATATCCTGCGGGCCTTCGAAGGACTTCTCGTCGAAACCGGGCTTGTCGCCCACCGCCTCGAGAATCGCCATCCCGAGGTCGCTCTTGCTGCCCTTGAATGTAACGGCGTAAGTCACCACGTCCTTCTTGGGCTGGGTCTGCGAATTGATGGAAACGACGGACTTCAAAGTTTTTTCGAACGGAATCTTCTGGCTGCGCGCGGACTTCATCTTGCGAAGTTCCACCGTAAACTGCGAACCATTATCCGCCGCATTGATCCAGGCGTCCATGACCTGCTCCGAAAGCTTGCCGGCAGCGACAACCGCCGCCTTGTTGATGCCGCCATTGCGGGCGACTTCCACGGAGGTCGCGACGGTGTGTACCGCATTCGAGAAAGCGGCCACCACCTCGCCCGAATTCACGTCGATGACTTCGACGCCAATCTGGAGCGACGCCTTGATCTTGCCGCCGTTCACCCTCGCATACCTGAGCACGGCGACTTCACCGCGGGCTATAAAATTCACGTTTTCCTTCTCGGCGAACTTGCGCACCGCC
This genomic stretch from Fibrobacter sp. harbors:
- a CDS encoding CsgG/HfaB family protein, with product MKKIWLSAVTAAAFVLVSCAASGPHVDAFKRAQAAYNDGKDDRAIEEALKALKIEPDYKPAIEFLNKTFDDVIAAKNDTIAMFKKRHDPNPKRWEKIVFMEEQKAEYAKQLKLIARRNDRIKLSVEVDPFSIQLARDSAAASHYAAGLEKMNERGKAAQQAAAIHFRKAFTYHADYEDSRRLYAECKNRGTIRVAVDKFTNDFSARMDAALIAELQKDKGASEFLQFLTRADLDRVLEEQTLAASGDFQNSEGENMMGKLRSAEYLIAGSIGKVVCSDEEDGVERTRMEKRNSVRVKVGSHQECETLSSGKRRCFNVNEYDDAYADIITDSLTKKAAVTGAIQILDFTTGEIKKKADVRVGVLTSDIVAACFGDSRAYKPICKRTEVSLRPCSEMQDQLTVDFVRKAVKEITDFTKNFSR